In Pseudofrankia saprophytica, one genomic interval encodes:
- a CDS encoding helix-turn-helix transcriptional regulator, whose product MASKVGIAVPPAYPRFQGLARPVGVVILEFVNLCERVRALAAEGGDLTAVRGRLDRLLRTSVPYDIAAISTVDPATMLWTSCFLSGQPAGDERDRENVLYELEFTGTDLNGYRDLANDGRLVGRLHQTTGGDLTRAKRWESLLSPLSCVDEMRVILRSGTMTWGTLTLYRTGSSRPFSDRDEATIRAALTAIADLFRLTMLRAALASPGGLERPPGLLLVTARGEIESVTDDGRAWLAALDDRGRLPSVVRSIAVAAATGNGLARAALPARDCRWVVLHGSPMPGGDSPMIAIIIEGARPVVVSEVIAGAYGLTPREREVIGLAAQGRSTRQLATALGISPFTAQDHLKAVFAKTGVRTRAELVATLYVQQYEPRRASASQPSPYGWYLDDQVPA is encoded by the coding sequence ATGGCCTCGAAGGTAGGAATCGCCGTGCCGCCCGCCTATCCCAGATTTCAGGGGTTGGCCCGGCCGGTCGGCGTGGTCATCCTGGAATTCGTGAACCTGTGCGAGCGTGTCCGGGCGCTGGCGGCCGAGGGCGGCGACCTCACCGCCGTGCGCGGCCGCCTGGACCGCCTCCTACGCACGAGCGTCCCGTACGACATCGCCGCGATCTCGACCGTGGACCCGGCCACCATGCTGTGGACGAGCTGTTTCCTCAGCGGGCAGCCAGCGGGCGACGAACGAGACCGGGAGAATGTCCTCTACGAGCTGGAGTTCACCGGCACCGACCTCAACGGCTACCGCGACCTGGCGAACGACGGCCGCCTCGTCGGCCGGCTACACCAGACGACCGGCGGGGACCTGACCAGGGCGAAACGCTGGGAATCGCTCCTGTCACCGCTGTCCTGCGTCGACGAGATGCGGGTGATCCTGCGGTCGGGCACCATGACCTGGGGAACGCTGACGCTTTACCGCACGGGCAGCAGCCGGCCGTTCAGCGACCGGGACGAGGCGACCATCCGCGCCGCGCTGACCGCCATCGCCGACCTGTTCCGCCTCACCATGCTCCGCGCCGCACTCGCCTCGCCGGGAGGCCTCGAACGGCCGCCGGGCCTGCTGCTCGTCACCGCCCGCGGCGAGATCGAGTCGGTCACCGACGACGGCCGCGCCTGGCTCGCCGCGCTGGACGACCGGGGCCGGCTGCCCAGCGTCGTGCGGTCCATCGCCGTCGCCGCCGCCACCGGCAACGGCCTCGCCCGCGCCGCGCTACCGGCCCGCGACTGCCGCTGGGTCGTGCTGCACGGCTCGCCGATGCCCGGCGGCGACTCGCCCATGATCGCCATCATCATCGAGGGCGCCCGCCCGGTCGTCGTCAGCGAGGTGATCGCCGGCGCCTACGGCCTCACGCCGCGCGAACGCGAGGTCATCGGGCTCGCCGCCCAGGGCAGATCCACCCGGCAGCTGGCCACCGCGCTAGGTATCTCCCCCTTCACCGCGCAGGACCACCTCAAGGCGGTGTTCGCCAAGACCGGCGTGCGCACCCGTGCCGAACTGGTCGCCACGCTCTACGTCCAGCAGTACGAGCCCCGCCGCGCCAGCGCCAGCCAGCCCAGCCCCTACGGCTGGTACCTCGACGACCAGGTCCCCGCCTGA
- a CDS encoding peroxiredoxin has translation MLRVGDTAPDFELPDETNTPRRLSALLADGPVVLFFYPAAMTKGCTAESCHFRDLAAEFAKVGAQRIGISTDTVAKQKEFSDKHSFDYPLLSDADGTVSRAFGVKRPLDLLRVKRATFVIGTDQVIIEAIVSELNMNMHADKALAALGG, from the coding sequence ATGCTGCGTGTTGGCGACACCGCGCCGGACTTCGAACTACCGGACGAGACCAACACCCCTCGCAGGCTTTCCGCTCTCCTGGCGGATGGTCCGGTCGTGCTGTTCTTCTACCCGGCGGCGATGACCAAGGGCTGCACCGCGGAGAGCTGCCATTTCCGGGACCTCGCGGCGGAGTTCGCCAAGGTCGGCGCCCAGCGGATCGGTATCAGCACCGACACCGTGGCCAAGCAGAAGGAGTTCTCCGACAAGCACTCCTTCGACTATCCGCTGCTGTCGGACGCCGACGGCACGGTGTCGCGGGCGTTTGGCGTGAAGCGGCCGCTCGACCTGCTGCGAGTCAAGCGCGCCACCTTCGTGATCGGTACGGACCAGGTCATCATCGAGGCCATCGTCAGTGAGCTGAACATGAACATGCACGCCGACAAGGCCTTGGCCGCGCTGGGCGGCTAG
- a CDS encoding right-handed parallel beta-helix repeat-containing protein produces MSTSDQLTAAIAGARPGDTINLADGTYTGKEAVGKYTGSFSVTTAGTATAPITLRGGRGAVIDGGGAGGHYGLYLVKADYWQIQGISVTNATKGVVLDGSNHVLIDRVRVSNTGQEGVHFRAFSSDNTISNSDVTATGRRSAGYGEGVYIGSAHSNWGTYTGGRPDASDRNKVIGNTFSDTAAENIDIKEGSTGGLIQGNHFDGAGTGQTKDGVRKAANSADSWIDVKGNNYTIIDNTGAHALSNGFEIHNVKDGWGRGNAFHNNTLDVDAYITDDPKHSGFGFWVQNTATGNVVGCDNTVTNAVSGFANVACTPRSS; encoded by the coding sequence GTGAGCACGTCGGATCAGCTGACCGCCGCCATCGCCGGCGCCCGCCCCGGCGACACCATCAACCTCGCCGACGGCACCTACACCGGCAAGGAGGCGGTTGGGAAATACACGGGAAGCTTCTCCGTCACGACGGCGGGGACCGCGACCGCCCCCATCACGCTCCGCGGGGGGCGCGGCGCCGTCATCGACGGCGGTGGTGCCGGCGGCCACTACGGGCTGTACCTGGTGAAGGCCGACTACTGGCAGATCCAGGGAATCTCCGTGACGAACGCGACCAAAGGCGTGGTGCTCGACGGCTCAAACCATGTCCTGATCGACCGTGTCAGGGTCTCCAACACCGGGCAGGAGGGGGTTCACTTCCGCGCCTTCTCCAGCGACAACACCATCTCGAACTCCGACGTGACGGCCACGGGCAGGCGCTCGGCCGGATATGGCGAGGGGGTCTACATCGGCAGCGCCCACTCGAACTGGGGCACCTACACCGGCGGCCGGCCGGACGCCTCGGACCGCAACAAGGTCATCGGCAACACCTTCAGCGACACCGCCGCCGAGAATATCGACATCAAAGAAGGCAGCACCGGCGGTCTTATCCAGGGAAACCACTTCGACGGCGCTGGCACGGGGCAGACGAAGGATGGCGTCCGCAAGGCCGCGAACTCCGCCGACTCGTGGATCGACGTCAAGGGCAACAACTACACGATCATTGACAACACCGGCGCCCACGCCCTCTCCAACGGCTTTGAGATCCACAACGTCAAGGATGGCTGGGGCAGGGGCAACGCCTTCCACAACAACACCCTCGACGTCGACGCATACATCACCGACGACCCCAAGCACTCGGGCTTCGGTTTCTGGGTACAGAACACCGCTACCGGCAACGTCGTCGGCTGCGACAACACGGTCACCAACGCGGTGTCCGGGTTCGCGAACGTCGCCTGCACGCCGCGAAGCAGCTGA